In a genomic window of Pseudomonas putida:
- the purN gene encoding phosphoribosylglycinamide formyltransferase, translating into MSQTCDVVVLLSGTGSNLQALIDSTRTGDSPVRIAAVISNRADAYGLQRARDAGIDTRALDHKAFDGREAFDAALIELIDAFNPKLVVLAGFMRILSADFVRHYQGRLLNIHPSLLPKYKGLHTHQRALEAGDVEHGCSVHFVTEELDGGPLVVQAVIPVELHDSPQSLAQRVHVQEHLIYPMAVRWFAEGRLSLGDQGALLDGQLLAASGHLIRT; encoded by the coding sequence ATGAGCCAGACCTGTGATGTGGTGGTGCTGTTGTCCGGCACCGGCAGTAACTTGCAGGCCCTGATCGACAGCACGCGGACCGGCGACAGCCCGGTCCGCATCGCTGCGGTGATTTCCAACCGCGCCGACGCCTACGGCCTGCAACGCGCCAGGGATGCGGGTATCGACACCCGCGCCCTGGATCACAAGGCTTTCGATGGCCGCGAAGCCTTCGATGCCGCGCTGATCGAACTGATCGACGCGTTCAACCCCAAACTCGTGGTACTGGCTGGCTTCATGCGCATTCTCAGCGCGGATTTCGTGCGCCACTATCAGGGTCGCCTGCTCAATATCCATCCCTCGCTGCTGCCCAAATACAAAGGGCTGCACACGCATCAGCGCGCGCTGGAAGCTGGCGATGTGGAACATGGCTGTTCCGTGCACTTCGTCACCGAGGAACTCGATGGCGGACCACTGGTCGTACAGGCAGTAATACCGGTAGAGTTGCACGACTCGCCGCAAAGCCTGGCGCAGCGAGTCCATGTTCAGGAACACTTGATCTACCCGATGGCCGTCCGCTGGTTTGCCGAAGGCCGGTTATCACTTGGCGACCAAGGTGCTTTACTGGATGGACAGTTACTCGCGGCCAGCGGCCACTTGATACGAACCTAG
- a CDS encoding C40 family peptidase yields MSTSARLAIMFFAALLSACASRTPPPAPVVRPPVVFGPSQAFSPEAEDVLFRALGLVGTPYRWGGNTPDSGFDCSGLIGYVYRDVTGISLPRTTREMISMQAADVGKEGLQTGDLVFFATNGGSQVSHAGIYVGEGRFVHAPATGGTVKLDSLSKAYWQKAYLSAKRVLQPEHLARNP; encoded by the coding sequence ATGTCGACGTCGGCCCGCCTCGCAATCATGTTCTTCGCCGCGCTGCTCAGTGCGTGCGCCAGTCGTACACCGCCCCCTGCGCCGGTGGTACGCCCTCCCGTCGTATTCGGCCCCTCGCAAGCGTTTTCCCCTGAAGCGGAAGACGTGCTGTTCCGTGCGCTCGGTCTTGTCGGCACGCCCTATCGCTGGGGCGGCAATACGCCGGATTCCGGGTTCGATTGCAGCGGCCTGATCGGCTATGTCTACCGTGATGTCACCGGTATTTCCCTGCCGCGTACCACCCGGGAAATGATCAGCATGCAAGCGGCCGATGTCGGCAAGGAAGGCCTGCAGACCGGTGATCTGGTGTTCTTCGCCACCAATGGCGGTTCGCAGGTCAGCCACGCCGGCATCTACGTCGGCGAAGGCCGCTTCGTCCACGCGCCCGCCACGGGCGGTACGGTCAAGCTGGACAGCCTGTCCAAGGCGTATTGGCAGAAAGCCTACCTGAGCGCCAAGCGCGTCCTGCAACCGGAGCACCTGGCGCGTAATCCCTGA
- a CDS encoding OsmC family protein, with amino-acid sequence MTVTVNTVSAEGFRHSVQIDDHELFADVPATAGGEGSAPEPHDYFDAALGACKALTLKLYAKKKDIPLTGVGVEVKRDNSQEQKGKYALHVKLTLKGVLTDAQRDELHRVADRCPIHKLMTTSEVSIETHLSEGAFSQ; translated from the coding sequence ATGACCGTTACCGTCAACACCGTCTCCGCCGAAGGTTTTCGTCACAGCGTGCAAATCGATGACCACGAACTCTTTGCCGACGTACCCGCCACGGCTGGCGGTGAAGGTTCTGCACCGGAACCACACGATTACTTCGATGCTGCGCTGGGCGCCTGCAAAGCCCTGACCTTGAAGCTGTATGCCAAGAAGAAAGACATTCCCCTGACCGGCGTTGGCGTCGAGGTCAAACGCGACAACAGCCAGGAGCAAAAGGGCAAATACGCCCTGCACGTCAAACTGACTCTCAAAGGCGTGCTCACCGACGCCCAGCGTGACGAACTGCACCGCGTAGCCGACCGCTGCCCGATCCACAAGCTGATGACCACCAGCGAAGTCAGCATCGAAACCCATCTTTCCGAAGGCGCGTTCAGCCAATAG
- the purM gene encoding phosphoribosylformylglycinamidine cyclo-ligase gives MSKQPSLSYKDAGVDIDAGEALVERIKSVAKRTARPEVMGGLGGFGALCEIPAGYKQPVLVSGTDGVGTKLRLALNLNKHDSIGIDLVAMCVNDLVVCGAEPLFFLDYYATGKLNVDTAAQVVTGIGAGCELSGCSLVGGETAEMPGMYEGEDYDLAGFCVGVVEKSEIIDGSKVAAGDALLALPSSGPHSNGYSLIRKIIEVSGADIENTQLDGKPLTDLLMAPTRIYVKPLLKLIKETGAVKAMAHITGGGLLDNIPRVLPKGAQAVVDVASWTRPAVFDWLQEKGNVDENEMHRVLNCGVGMVICVAQEHVEASLKVLRDAGEQPWVIGQISTAAEGAAQVELKNLKAH, from the coding sequence ATGAGCAAGCAACCCTCCCTGAGCTACAAGGACGCCGGTGTAGACATCGACGCCGGTGAAGCATTGGTCGAACGCATCAAGAGCGTCGCCAAGCGCACTGCGCGCCCGGAAGTCATGGGCGGCCTGGGCGGTTTTGGCGCCCTCTGCGAAATCCCGGCCGGCTACAAGCAACCAGTCCTGGTTTCCGGCACTGACGGCGTCGGCACCAAGCTGCGCCTGGCACTGAACCTGAACAAGCACGACAGCATCGGTATCGACCTGGTCGCCATGTGCGTCAACGACCTGGTGGTGTGCGGCGCCGAGCCGCTGTTCTTCCTCGACTACTACGCCACCGGCAAACTGAACGTCGACACCGCCGCTCAGGTCGTGACCGGCATCGGCGCGGGCTGCGAGCTGTCCGGCTGCTCCCTGGTCGGTGGCGAAACCGCTGAAATGCCTGGCATGTACGAAGGCGAAGACTACGACCTGGCCGGCTTCTGCGTCGGCGTCGTGGAAAAATCCGAAATCATCGACGGTTCCAAGGTTGCTGCCGGCGATGCCCTGCTCGCCCTGCCATCTTCCGGCCCGCACTCCAACGGTTACTCGCTGATCCGCAAGATCATCGAAGTGTCCGGTGCCGACATCGAAAACACCCAGCTCGACGGCAAACCGCTGACCGACCTGCTGATGGCCCCGACCCGTATCTACGTCAAGCCGCTGCTCAAGCTGATCAAGGAAACCGGCGCTGTCAAAGCCATGGCCCACATCACCGGTGGCGGCCTGCTGGACAACATCCCGCGCGTCTTGCCAAAAGGCGCCCAGGCGGTGGTCGACGTGGCGAGCTGGACCCGCCCGGCGGTGTTCGACTGGCTGCAAGAGAAAGGCAACGTCGACGAAAACGAAATGCACCGCGTCTTGAACTGCGGCGTCGGCATGGTCATCTGCGTGGCTCAGGAGCACGTTGAAGCCTCCCTCAAAGTGCTGCGCGACGCTGGCGAGCAGCCATGGGTCATCGGCCAGATCTCCACCGCTGCCGAAGGCGCGGCCCAGGTCGAACTGAAGAACCTCAAGGCTCATTGA
- the hda gene encoding DnaA regulatory inactivator Hda yields MEPIQLPLGVRLRDDATFINYYPGANAAALGYVERLCEADAGWTESLIYLWGKHGVGRTHLLQAACLRFEQMGEPAVYLPLAELMDRGVEILDHLEQYELVCLDDLQAVAGKADWEEALFHLFNRLRDSGRRLLIAASHSPRELPVKLADLKSRLTLALIFQMRPLSDEDKLRALQLRASRRGLHLTDEVGHFILTRGTRSMSALFELLERLDQASLQAQRKLTIPFLKETLGW; encoded by the coding sequence ATGGAACCAATTCAGCTGCCCCTAGGTGTGCGTCTGCGTGACGACGCCACCTTCATCAACTACTACCCAGGCGCCAATGCCGCTGCACTCGGCTATGTCGAGCGACTGTGCGAAGCCGACGCCGGCTGGACCGAAAGCCTGATTTACCTCTGGGGCAAACACGGCGTAGGCCGTACGCATCTGTTGCAGGCTGCTTGCCTGCGTTTCGAGCAGATGGGGGAGCCGGCGGTTTATCTGCCGCTGGCGGAGTTGATGGATCGCGGCGTGGAAATTCTCGATCACCTGGAACAGTACGAACTGGTTTGCCTGGATGATCTGCAGGCGGTGGCCGGGAAGGCTGACTGGGAAGAGGCGCTGTTCCATCTGTTCAATCGTCTGCGTGACAGCGGCCGGCGCTTGCTGATCGCCGCATCGCACTCGCCGCGTGAGTTGCCAGTGAAGCTGGCGGACCTCAAGTCCCGCCTGACCCTGGCCTTGATCTTCCAGATGCGCCCGCTTTCCGATGAAGACAAATTGCGCGCCCTGCAATTGCGCGCATCCCGGCGCGGCCTGCACCTGACCGACGAAGTCGGGCACTTTATCCTGACCCGCGGCACCCGCAGCATGAGTGCATTGTTCGAGTTGCTGGAACGCCTCGATCAGGCCTCCCTTCAAGCGCAACGCAAGTTGACCATTCCCTTCCTGAAAGAAACCCTGGGCTGGTAG
- a CDS encoding O-methyltransferase has translation MTARTLNLDDSLYQYLLDVSLRETPLLKRLRDETQALPNARWQVAPEQGQFLALLVKLTGARRVLEVGTFTGYSALCMAAALPAGGSLICCDIAGDYNATARRYWQEAGLADRIDLRLAPALETLGKLDQPGQFDLVFIDADKANYPAYLEHALRLLRTGGLVVFDNTLWSGRVLEDNPESEDTRAIQTLNRALKDDERVDLSLLLLGDGLTLCRKR, from the coding sequence ATGACCGCTCGCACACTCAATCTCGACGATTCGCTCTATCAGTACCTGCTGGACGTCTCCCTGCGCGAAACGCCGTTGCTCAAACGCTTGCGCGACGAAACCCAGGCCTTGCCCAACGCGCGCTGGCAGGTGGCGCCGGAACAGGGGCAGTTTCTCGCGTTGCTGGTCAAGCTCACTGGCGCAAGACGCGTACTCGAAGTCGGCACGTTCACCGGTTACAGCGCACTGTGCATGGCGGCGGCATTGCCGGCTGGCGGTTCGTTGATCTGTTGTGACATCGCTGGCGATTACAACGCCACGGCGCGGCGTTACTGGCAGGAAGCAGGCTTGGCCGATCGCATCGACCTGCGCCTGGCGCCGGCGCTGGAAACCCTGGGAAAGCTGGATCAGCCGGGTCAGTTCGATCTGGTGTTCATCGATGCCGACAAGGCCAACTATCCGGCCTATCTCGAGCATGCGCTGCGTCTGCTGCGCACCGGCGGGTTGGTGGTGTTCGACAACACCCTGTGGAGCGGGCGGGTGCTTGAGGATAATCCGGAGAGTGAGGACACCCGCGCGATCCAGACGCTCAATCGTGCGTTAAAGGATGATGAGCGGGTGGACTTGTCGTTGTTGCTGTTGGGTGACGGGCTCACACTCTGCCGTAAACGCTGA
- a CDS encoding pirin family protein: MNTPLVIRPRAEDVEGQPILRPLPSAKCRNVGPFVFFDHMLQTRYAAGDGMNIRQHPHIGLSTLTYLFEGQLQHKDSLGSDQVVSPGDVSWMTAGSAIAHVERTPEALKGREFTMHGLQIWLASPKDQEQGPGYYSHHPASTLPVSENLGVKIRMIAGSGFCLESPVPVLSPTLYAELHLQTATTLLIPTEHEERALYVLSGEVLLNGEPVEPHDLVVLPTGEEMTLSADSDSHAVLFGGAPLDGPRRINWNFVSSDPAKIDEARRRWAAGDWPKVPGEVERIELP, translated from the coding sequence ATGAACACTCCGCTCGTGATCCGCCCCCGCGCCGAAGACGTCGAGGGCCAGCCGATTCTTCGCCCGCTACCCTCAGCCAAATGCCGCAATGTCGGGCCCTTCGTGTTTTTCGATCACATGCTGCAAACCCGCTACGCCGCGGGAGACGGCATGAACATCCGCCAGCATCCGCATATCGGTCTGTCCACGCTGACCTACCTCTTCGAGGGACAGCTCCAACACAAGGACAGCTTGGGCTCGGATCAGGTGGTCAGCCCCGGGGATGTCAGCTGGATGACCGCCGGCAGCGCCATCGCCCACGTCGAGCGCACCCCCGAAGCCCTCAAAGGCCGCGAATTCACGATGCACGGCCTGCAAATCTGGCTGGCCTCACCCAAGGACCAGGAACAAGGTCCCGGCTACTACAGCCATCATCCTGCCTCCACATTGCCGGTCAGCGAGAACCTTGGGGTGAAGATCCGGATGATCGCCGGGTCAGGCTTTTGCCTGGAATCGCCGGTACCGGTGCTTTCTCCTACGCTGTACGCCGAATTGCACCTGCAAACGGCAACGACCCTGCTGATTCCCACCGAACATGAAGAACGTGCGCTGTATGTGCTCAGTGGCGAGGTACTGCTCAATGGCGAGCCGGTCGAACCTCACGATCTGGTGGTATTGCCGACCGGGGAAGAGATGACATTGTCCGCTGACAGCGACAGTCATGCGGTGCTGTTTGGTGGCGCACCGCTGGACGGCCCAAGGCGGATCAACTGGAATTTTGTCTCGAGCGATCCGGCGAAGATCGACGAAGCGCGCAGGCGCTGGGCGGCCGGGGATTGGCCGAAGGTGCCGGGGGAAGTTGAGCGGATCGAGCTGCCTTAA
- a CDS encoding C40 family peptidase, whose product MLNRFAPLVPLALVTLLFGCAAHTPVSQQAPQQVQNAVTAQSSVRYQDSLYQDEVATEKELAAFADGKSYQLPALADSILERGMSLIGTRYRFGGTSEAGFDCSGFIGYLFREEAGMNLPRSTREMINVDAPLVSRNKLKPGDLLFFATSGRRNRVSHAGIYLGDNQFIHSSSRRSGGVRIDSLGDSYWSKSFIEAKRALAMAPAATPEIVTARK is encoded by the coding sequence ATGCTAAATCGCTTCGCACCCCTCGTGCCTCTCGCACTCGTTACCCTGTTGTTCGGTTGCGCTGCCCACACGCCAGTGTCCCAGCAAGCGCCACAGCAGGTTCAAAACGCTGTTACCGCCCAGTCTTCCGTCCGTTATCAAGACTCTCTTTACCAGGACGAAGTGGCCACCGAAAAAGAACTGGCCGCTTTTGCTGACGGCAAGTCCTACCAGTTGCCGGCCCTGGCCGACAGCATCCTCGAACGCGGCATGTCCCTGATCGGTACCCGTTACCGTTTCGGCGGTACCTCAGAAGCCGGTTTCGACTGCAGCGGCTTCATCGGCTATCTGTTTCGTGAAGAAGCGGGCATGAACCTGCCGCGCTCCACCCGCGAAATGATCAACGTGGATGCACCACTGGTTTCGCGCAACAAGCTCAAGCCAGGTGATCTGCTGTTCTTCGCAACCTCCGGCCGTCGCAATCGTGTCAGCCATGCTGGCATCTACCTGGGCGACAACCAGTTCATCCATTCCAGCAGCCGCCGCAGCGGTGGTGTGCGGATTGATAGCCTGGGCGACAGCTACTGGAGCAAATCCTTCATCGAAGCCAAGCGCGCACTCGCGATGGCGCCTGCTGCGACGCCGGAAATCGTCACCGCGCGCAAGTAA
- a CDS encoding DUF3108 domain-containing protein, which yields MRRALLFACALLALPFAQAADLQPFSASYTADWKQLPMSGTAERSLTKDANGTWKLSFKASMMIASLTEESTLTVDKDTLLPQSYHFERGGLGKAKKADLDFDWAAKKVTGTDRGDAVNIPLNRGMVDKSTYQLALQHDVAAGKKSMSYQVVDGGEVDTYDFRVLGSEKVDTKAGQIDAVKVERVRDPTQSKRTTVLWFAKDWDYLLVRLQQVETDGKEYNIMLLDGKVNGKTVKGS from the coding sequence ATGCGTCGTGCCCTGCTCTTCGCTTGCGCGCTGCTCGCCCTGCCCTTCGCACAGGCGGCAGACCTTCAACCCTTCTCCGCCAGCTACACCGCCGACTGGAAGCAGCTGCCCATGAGCGGCACTGCCGAACGCAGCCTGACCAAGGACGCCAACGGCACCTGGAAGCTCAGCTTCAAGGCGTCGATGATGATCGCCAGCCTGACCGAAGAAAGCACCCTGACGGTCGACAAGGACACCCTGCTGCCGCAGTCCTACCATTTCGAGCGGGGTGGCCTGGGCAAAGCCAAGAAAGCCGACCTGGACTTCGACTGGGCCGCCAAGAAGGTGACCGGCACCGACCGTGGCGACGCGGTGAACATTCCACTCAACCGCGGCATGGTCGACAAATCCACCTACCAGCTCGCGCTTCAGCATGACGTGGCCGCCGGCAAGAAAAGCATGAGCTACCAGGTGGTCGATGGTGGTGAAGTCGATACCTATGACTTCCGCGTGCTGGGCTCCGAGAAAGTCGACACCAAGGCCGGCCAGATCGATGCAGTCAAGGTCGAGCGCGTGCGCGATCCGACACAAAGCAAGCGCACCACCGTGCTGTGGTTCGCCAAGGACTGGGACTACCTGCTGGTCCGCCTGCAACAGGTCGAAACCGACGGCAAGGAGTACAACATCATGCTCCTGGACGGCAAGGTGAACGGCAAGACGGTCAAAGGCAGTTGA
- a CDS encoding AI-2E family transporter: protein MADTRRWFWLGGVVLLCGFIWLLHPILSPFLVALLLAYLFDPLVDRLERAGLSRTLGVVTVFALFTLIFTALLLVLVPMLAKQLFRLYELAPQMLDWLQHTALPWAQSKFGLSEGFWKFDKLKAAISEHMGQTTDIVGVVLSQATASGLALMAWLANLVLIPVVSFYLLRDWDVMMAKLRSLLPRDREERVVSLAGECHEVLGAFVRGQLLVMLALGVIYAAGLMLVGLELGLLIGLIAGLAAIVPYMGFVIGIGSALIAGLFQFGGDLYPMVGIVAVFMVGQALEGMVLTPLLVGDRIGLHPVAVIFAILAGGELFGFTGILLALPVAAVIMVLVRHVHDLYKDSEIYSGVDEPEL from the coding sequence ATGGCTGATACACGGCGTTGGTTCTGGTTGGGTGGGGTGGTTCTGCTCTGCGGGTTCATCTGGCTGTTGCATCCGATCCTGTCGCCGTTCCTGGTGGCGCTCTTGCTGGCTTATCTGTTCGATCCCCTGGTGGATCGGCTGGAGAGGGCCGGGCTGTCTCGCACACTGGGCGTCGTCACGGTGTTCGCGCTGTTCACCCTGATCTTCACCGCGCTGCTGCTGGTCCTGGTGCCGATGCTGGCCAAGCAACTCTTTCGCTTATATGAGTTGGCACCGCAGATGCTCGACTGGCTGCAGCACACGGCGTTGCCATGGGCGCAATCGAAATTCGGCTTGTCCGAAGGGTTCTGGAAGTTCGACAAGCTCAAGGCCGCCATCAGCGAGCACATGGGGCAGACCACCGATATCGTCGGCGTGGTGCTGAGCCAGGCCACGGCTTCCGGACTGGCCTTGATGGCCTGGTTGGCGAATCTGGTGCTGATCCCTGTGGTGAGTTTCTACTTGCTGCGGGATTGGGATGTGATGATGGCCAAGTTGCGCAGCTTGCTGCCTCGCGATCGCGAGGAGCGCGTGGTGTCACTGGCTGGCGAATGTCATGAAGTGCTCGGGGCCTTCGTGCGCGGGCAGTTGCTGGTGATGCTCGCCTTGGGCGTGATCTATGCCGCGGGCCTGATGCTGGTGGGGCTGGAGTTGGGCTTGTTGATCGGTCTGATCGCCGGTCTGGCAGCGATTGTGCCGTACATGGGGTTTGTCATCGGTATTGGCTCGGCCTTGATCGCCGGCCTGTTTCAGTTTGGTGGCGATCTGTATCCGATGGTTGGCATCGTTGCGGTGTTCATGGTCGGGCAGGCACTGGAAGGCATGGTGTTGACGCCGTTGCTGGTGGGGGATCGCATCGGTCTGCATCCAGTGGCGGTGATTTTCGCGATCTTGGCCGGTGGTGAGCTGTTCGGCTTTACCGGCATCCTCCTGGCGTTGCCGGTGGCGGCGGTGATCATGGTGCTGGTGCGTCATGTTCACGACCTGTACAAGGATTCCGAAATCTACAGTGGTGTCGACGAGCCGGAGCTTTAG
- a CDS encoding DUF2066 domain-containing protein — protein MRFCKFLFVGCLSLISLVSQAETVKGLYQVREPVNGQSPEERDQATQRALDTLVLRLTGDPKAAQSPGLAAIRKDPQQIISQFGYDAGPPEVLKVDFDPGTTEQALRRAGLATWGANRPSILGWWLNDTTEGASLVGDGQASAAPLRRAAQHRGLPLRLPLADLNEQLVATAPNLEGTDPAPLRNASERYNADALLAVHAHEEGGQWQANWRLWLGDQKEAGTVTGGDQAAVADAVMLAVNQRLAPRFVAKAGASTAQLLEVQGMNLERYATLGRLLEPFNGRPQSVDGDKILYRVNGSTEQLRAQLSLAKLQEVSAPAPANLPPAAPTADGQAPAAAPAPAPAATPALHFRW, from the coding sequence ATGCGTTTTTGTAAATTCTTGTTTGTGGGTTGTCTGTCATTGATCAGCCTGGTCAGCCAGGCCGAAACCGTCAAAGGTCTTTATCAGGTGCGCGAGCCGGTCAACGGCCAGTCACCGGAAGAGCGCGATCAAGCGACCCAGCGCGCCCTCGATACGCTGGTGCTGCGCCTGACCGGCGACCCCAAGGCCGCGCAAAGCCCGGGGCTGGCGGCGATCCGCAAGGATCCGCAGCAAATCATCAGCCAGTTCGGTTACGACGCCGGGCCGCCGGAAGTATTGAAAGTCGATTTCGATCCAGGCACCACTGAACAAGCATTGCGCCGCGCCGGACTGGCCACGTGGGGCGCCAATCGTCCGTCGATTCTCGGTTGGTGGTTGAACGACACAACCGAAGGAGCAAGCCTTGTGGGTGATGGGCAGGCCAGCGCAGCCCCATTGCGACGTGCCGCGCAACATCGCGGTTTACCGCTGCGCTTGCCGTTGGCGGATCTGAATGAACAGCTTGTTGCCACCGCGCCCAACCTGGAAGGTACCGACCCGGCACCTTTGCGCAACGCTTCGGAGCGCTACAACGCTGACGCCCTGCTGGCAGTGCATGCTCACGAAGAGGGAGGGCAATGGCAAGCCAACTGGCGTTTGTGGCTGGGGGATCAAAAGGAAGCGGGCACCGTCACGGGGGGCGATCAAGCGGCCGTCGCGGACGCGGTGATGCTGGCGGTCAACCAGCGACTGGCGCCGCGTTTCGTCGCCAAGGCTGGGGCATCCACTGCGCAACTACTGGAAGTTCAAGGCATGAACCTTGAGCGCTATGCGACCCTTGGGCGCTTGCTGGAGCCCTTCAACGGACGGCCGCAAAGTGTGGATGGCGACAAGATCCTGTATCGGGTCAATGGCAGTACCGAGCAGTTGCGGGCGCAGTTGTCGCTGGCGAAGTTGCAGGAGGTGTCGGCACCGGCTCCGGCCAACCTGCCGCCTGCTGCACCGACGGCCGACGGCCAAGCCCCTGCCGCAGCGCCAGCACCGGCCCCGGCAGCTACGCCTGCGCTGCATTTTCGCTGGTAG
- a CDS encoding dienelactone hydrolase family protein codes for MSQITVRSVAYQIDGQPYESRLAFDAEHKGARPGLLMAPNWMGVGAGAEEIAKSVAAKGYVVLIADIYGQSVRPQNNDEAGAAMMPLKNDRALLRKRMQAAFEQLQKQGEAAVDTSKLATFGFCFGGCCALELARTGAPVKAAVSFHGTLDTPNPADANNIKGKVLVLHGASDPLVPKEQLPAFEDEMNAAGVDWQLLSYGGAFHSFTDPHAKVPGMMMYDAKVAARAFTSMHNLLDEVFKG; via the coding sequence ATGAGCCAAATCACTGTACGTTCCGTGGCCTACCAGATTGACGGCCAGCCCTATGAAAGTCGCCTGGCGTTCGACGCCGAGCACAAGGGCGCGCGTCCGGGCTTGCTGATGGCACCAAACTGGATGGGTGTCGGCGCGGGTGCTGAAGAGATCGCCAAGTCGGTTGCTGCCAAGGGCTACGTGGTGTTGATCGCCGACATTTATGGGCAGTCGGTGCGTCCGCAGAACAACGACGAGGCGGGCGCGGCAATGATGCCGCTGAAGAATGACCGCGCGTTGCTGCGCAAGCGCATGCAGGCGGCTTTCGAGCAATTGCAGAAACAGGGTGAGGCTGCCGTCGATACCTCGAAGCTGGCGACCTTCGGTTTCTGTTTTGGTGGTTGCTGTGCGCTGGAACTTGCGCGTACCGGTGCTCCGGTGAAGGCGGCGGTCTCGTTCCACGGCACCCTCGATACCCCGAATCCGGCCGATGCGAACAACATCAAGGGCAAGGTGCTGGTCCTGCACGGCGCATCCGATCCATTGGTGCCGAAGGAGCAGTTGCCGGCATTCGAGGATGAAATGAATGCCGCCGGTGTGGATTGGCAGTTGCTCAGCTACGGCGGTGCGTTTCACTCGTTCACTGACCCGCACGCCAAGGTGCCGGGGATGATGATGTATGACGCCAAGGTTGCCGCACGGGCGTTTACGTCGATGCACAACCTGCTGGATGAAGTGTTCAAGGGCTGA